In Gossypium arboreum isolate Shixiya-1 chromosome 6, ASM2569848v2, whole genome shotgun sequence, the following are encoded in one genomic region:
- the LOC108486160 gene encoding regulator of nonsense transcripts UPF2 — protein sequence MDNQEDESRAGGEHHGKQDDEEAVARLEEIKKSIEGKMALRQTNLNPERPDSGFLRTLDSSIKRNTAVIKKLKQINEELKEGLMEELRSVNLSKFVSEAVSAICDAKLKSSDIQAAVQICSLLHQRYKDFSPSLIQGLLKVFFPGKSGDDLDADRNLKAMKKRSTLKLLLELYFVGVIEDNGIFINIIKDLTSTEHLKDRDATQTNLTLLASFARQGRVFLGLPVSGQEIQDEFFKGLGITADQKKTFRKAFNLYYDAVTELLQSEHASLRQMEHENAKILNAKGELSEENASSYEKLRKSYDHLYRNVSSLAEALDMQPPVMPEDSHTTRVTTGEDALSTSGKESSNLEAIWDDDDTRAFYECLPDLRAFVPAVLLGESESKASEQMSKAQEQPIESSSEADQSTPVAQDAVDISADSGTLQEGKSVEKGKDKEEKDKEKTKDPDKEKGKEKEREKEKDTDKKGENEKEKLKGSEGTNLDALLQRLPGCVSRDLIDQLTVEFCYLNSKSNRKRLVRALFNVPRTSLELLPYYSRMVATLSTCMKDVPSMLLQMLEEEFNFLINKKDQMNIETKIRNIRFIGELCKFKISSPGLVFSCLKTCLDDFTHHNIDVACNLLETCGRFLYRSPETTIRMANMLEILMRLKNVKNLDPRHSTLVENAYYLCKPPERSARVSKVRPPLHQYIRKLLFTDLDKSSIEHVLRQLRKLPWSECESYLLKCFMKVHKGKYGQIHLIASLTAGLSRYHDEFAVAVVDEVLEEIRLGLELNDYGMQQRRIAHMRFLGELYNYEHVDSSVIFETLYLILVFGHDTAEQDILDPPEDCFRIRMVITLLQTCGHYFDRGSSKRKLDRFLVHFQRYILSKGALPLDIEFDLQDLFAELRPNMTRYSSMEEVNAALVELEEHEHSASTDKTVNEKHSDTEKPSSRTTSHSISTDQPSILNGSEENGGVHEEIGDSYSESGSETIEPEGHNEDDLDEENHDDGCDSDEEDEDDGPASDEDDEVHVRQKVAEPDPLEVASFDQELRAVVQESMEQRKLELRGRPTLNMMIPMNVFEGSIKDHHGRVVGGESGDEALDEEAGGSREVQVKVLVKRGNKQQTKQMYIPRDCTLVQSTKQKEAAEFEEKQDIKRLVLEYNDRVEEENNGLGTQTLNWPSGNSRAYGRGNSWEGSSGRGGGSRHRHHSHSGSGSYYGRKK from the exons ATGGATAACCAAGAGGATGAATCTCGGGCTGGAGGTGAACACCATGGAAAACAAGATGATGAG GAAGCTGTTGCACGTCTTGAGGAAATTAAGAAATCTATTGAGGGAAAAATGGCTCTTCGTCAAACCAATTTGAATCCTGAAAGGCCTG ATTCTGGCTTCCTCAGGACTTTGGATTCTAGCATTAAGCGCAATACAGctgttattaaaaaattaaagcaaATAAATGAGGAGCTGAAGGAAGGATTGATGGAGGAGCTACGTAGTGTCAATTTAAGTAAATTTGTTAGTGAAGCTGTATCTGCTATTTGTGATGCCAAACTTAAGAGTTCGGATATACAAGCTGCAGTGCAG ATCTGCTCTCTGCTTCATCAAAGGTACAAAGATTTCTCACCAAGTCTGATACAAGGGCTCCTGAAAGTCTTCTTTCCTGGAAAATCTGGGGATGATTTAGATGCTGACAGGAACTTGAAGGCAATGAAGAAGCGTAGCACTTTGAAACTTCTTCTGGAACTTTACTTTGTTGGAGTTATAGAGGACAATGGAATCTTTATCAATATCATTAAGGATCTTACTAGCACAGAGCACTTAAAGGACCGAGATGCTACTCAGACAAATTTGACTCTTCTTGCTAGTTTTGCTCGACAAGGGCGAGTGTTTCTAGGACTTCCAGTGTCGGGTCAAGAAATTCAAGATGAG TTCTTCAAGGGCCTTGGTATCACGGCGGATCAAAAGAAAACTTTTAGGAAGGCATTTAATCTATATTATGATGCTGTAACTGAACTTCTTCAGTCTGAGCATGCG TCACTTCGCCAAATGGAGCATGAGAATGCCAAGATTCTAAATGCTAAAGGAGAGCTCAGTGAAGAAAATGCATCTTCATATGAAAAGCTACGCAAATCTTATGATCATTTGTACCGCAATGTCTCATC TTTAGCTGAAGCACTTGATATGCAGCCTCCAGTCATGCCAGAGGACAGTCACACAACTAGGGTAACTACTGGGGAAGATGCTTTATCAACATCCGGAAAAGAGTCTTCAAACCTTGAAGCTATATGGGATGATGACGACACTAGAGCTTTCTATGAATGCTTACCCGATCTTAG AGCATTTGTCCCAGCAGTATTATTGGGAGAGTCTGAGTCCAAAGCAAGCGAGCAAATGTCAAAGGCCCAAGAGCAACCAATT GAATCCTCTTCTGAAGCAGATCAAAGTACACCAGTTGCACAAGATGCCGTGGACATTTCTGCAGACTCTGGCACTCTGCAAGAAGGGAAGAGTGTAGAGAAAGGGAAGGATAAAGAAGAAAAGGATAAGGAAAAAACCAAAGATCCAGACAAGGAGAAAGggaaagagaaagagagagagaaagaaaaggataCAGATAAAAAAGGAGAAAATGAAAAGGAGAAGCTCAAAGGTAGTGAAGGGACAAATTTGGATGCTCTACTGCAAAGACTCCCAGGTTGTGTGAGTCGTGACCTTATTGATCAACTGACG GTGGAGTTCTGTTATTTGAATTCAAAATCAAATCGGAAAAGACTTGTGAGAGCTTTGTTTAATGTACCAAGGACTTCTTTGGAGTTGCTTCCATACTACTCTCGCATGGTTGCAACATTGTCAACTTGTATGAAGGATGTTCCCTCTATGCTCTTGCAGATGTTGGAGGAAGAGTTCAACTTTCTAATCAATAAAAAG GATCAGATGAACATTGAAACAAAGATCAGGAATATTAGGTTTATTGGAGAACTTTGTAAGTTCAAAATTTCATCACCTGGCCTTGTCTTCAGTTGTCTGAAG ACTTGTTTAGATGATTTCACTCATCATAACATTGATGTCGCTTGCAATCTTCTTGAGACGTGCGGTCGTTTTCTGTATCGTTCTCCTGAAACTACCATAAGAATGGCTAACATGTTGGAGATCTTGATGCGCttgaaaaatgtaaaaaatttgGATCCTCGGCACAGCACACTTGTGGAAAATGCTTACTACCTATGCAAACCACCTGAAAGATCTGCACGGGTCTCCAAAGTCCGTCCTCCATTGCACCAG TACATTAGGAAATTGTTATTTACAGATCTTGATAAGTCTTCCATTGAGCATGTGCTGAGGCAACTTCGTAAATTACCATGGAGTGAATGTGAATCATATCTCTTAAAGTGCTTCATGAAGGTTCACAAGGGGAAATATGGTCAAATTCACTTGATTGCTTCTCTCACTGCTGGTTTGAGTCGCTATCATGATGAATTTGCTGTTGCTGTTGTTGACGAG GTTTTGGAGGAGATTAGACTTGGCCTGGAGTTAAATGATTATGGGATGCAGCAGAGGCGCATTGCTCATATGCGTTTTCTTGGGGAGCTATACAACTATGAGCATGTTGATTCTTCCGTCATCTTTGAAACACTCTATTTGATTCTTGTTTTTGGCCATGATACAGCAGAG CAAGATATCCTCGATCCACCTGAGGATTGTTTTCGAATCAGGATGGTTATTACTCTTCTTCAGACATGTGGGCACTACTTTGACCGAGGTTCTTCTAAGAGAAAACTTGATCGGTTCTTGGTACATTTCCAGAGGTACATTCTTAGCAAAGGTGCCTTACCACTGGACATTGAATTTGATTTGCAG GACTTATTTGCCGAATTACGTCCCAACATGACCCGGTATTCGTCTATGGAAGAAGTTAATGCAGCTTTAGTAGAACTTGAGGAACATGAACATAGTGCTTCAACTGACAAGACAGTTAATGAGAAGCACTCTGATACCGAAAAGCCTTCTAGCAGGACAACTTCCCATTCAATCTCAACTGACCAACCTAGCATTTTGAATGGTTCCGAGGAAAATGGTGGGGTTCACGAGGAAATTGGTGACAGTTACAGTGAATCAGGGAGTGAAACCATTGAACCAGAGGGACATAATGAAGATGATTTGGATGAAGAGAATCATGATGACGGATGTGATAGTGATGAGGAAGATGAAGATGATGGACCTGCTTCGGATGAGGATGATGAAGTTCATGTCAGGCAGAAGGTAGCCGAGCCTGATCCTCTAGAAGTAGCCAGTTTTGATCAGGAGCTCCGGGCTGTAGTGCAG GAGAGCATGGAGCAACGCAAGTTGGAGCTACGGGGCCGACCTACATTAAACATGATGATACCAATGAATGTATTTGAGGGTTCTATCAAAGATCATCATGGAAGGGTAGTGGGAGGGGAAAGTGGTGATGAAGCATTGGATGAAGAGGCTGGAGGAAGCCGGGAAGTACAGGTGAAAGTTCTCGTGAAGCGGGGGAACAAACAACAGACGAAACAAATGTATATTCCCCGTGATTGTACGCTAGTCCAAAGCACGAAACAGAAAGAAGCCGCGGAGTTTGAAGAGAAACAAGACATTAAGAGGCTGGTCTTGGAGTATAATGACAGGGTAGAGGAAGAGAATAATGGACTCGGAACACAGACATTGAATTGGCCAAGTGGAAATAGCAGAGCTTATGGCCGTGGAAACTCATGGGAAGGATCCAGTGGCAGGGGTGGAGGATCACGTCATCGCCATCATAGTCATTCAGGAAGTGGATCTTATTATGGCAGAAAAAAGTGA